A genomic region of Ignavibacteria bacterium contains the following coding sequences:
- a CDS encoding tetratricopeptide repeat protein has product MKKFILLISILAIGCSASKKIDKQEVSQKEKSITQNIVTIKNLQAKQHFIQGLTYALQELPEKAVLEFQEALIFEDNPNINFALALQLYRLNKLDLSLKYLDKILALPDSQIHPDFLLVSAQIYLTKQDLQKATQILERMIKIDSSNIDALYNFAQLIESKDRNRAKKIYEKILDLQPENRIVLENLLSIYYEEKDLEKSEELLKKIIYNEPSDVELRMRLISLYREMNKDNEAKKLLEDTAERFPDEPLARLQLIEVLIDEKKYDDAIKTIDETLSQSENDKELKISIFDFVTLKAIKDSVLRDYLNDYFDKRIAKKDSISNVYQYVLKSIKSKDYGQEKTLVNLNDEINRDVIKKFGIQFFYDGLSEQSINLLKSVYDYYEDEFDVNVILGQAHLSIEDYNSAVHYLQKSVDINSQNPDLLIALSFALGKLKKYDEAIAYSEQALYLDNKNHNALVNLGLLLDDAGYFEKSDSIYEEALKYYPDDPTLLNNYAYSLAKRKVNLEKALIMSKKSLEKDSLVDSYLDTLGWIYFQMGEIKEAEKYIKLAIDQGSPSAEILEHMGDVYLKLNQKEEAKEYYRMALKMNPDNQILQQKLKDIE; this is encoded by the coding sequence ATGAAGAAATTTATCCTTTTGATTTCGATCTTAGCAATTGGCTGCAGTGCTTCAAAAAAAATCGATAAACAAGAAGTTTCACAAAAAGAAAAATCAATTACCCAAAACATAGTAACCATCAAAAACCTTCAGGCTAAACAGCATTTTATTCAGGGCTTAACTTACGCTTTGCAGGAATTACCAGAAAAAGCTGTACTTGAGTTTCAAGAAGCTTTAATTTTTGAGGACAATCCGAATATCAACTTTGCACTTGCACTTCAATTATATAGATTAAATAAGCTTGATCTATCCTTAAAGTATCTTGATAAAATTTTGGCTTTGCCTGATTCTCAAATTCATCCTGACTTTTTGCTTGTTTCGGCTCAAATTTATTTAACCAAACAAGACTTACAAAAGGCGACTCAAATACTTGAACGAATGATAAAAATTGATTCATCCAATATCGATGCCTTATATAACTTTGCTCAATTGATTGAATCGAAAGATAGAAATCGTGCAAAAAAAATCTATGAAAAAATTTTAGATCTCCAGCCGGAAAACAGAATTGTACTTGAAAATCTGCTTAGCATTTATTACGAAGAAAAAGATTTAGAAAAATCAGAAGAGCTTTTAAAGAAAATAATTTATAATGAGCCATCTGATGTTGAATTACGAATGAGATTAATATCTCTCTATCGTGAGATGAATAAAGACAATGAAGCAAAAAAACTTCTGGAAGACACAGCAGAAAGATTTCCCGATGAACCACTTGCCCGGTTACAATTGATTGAAGTTTTAATTGACGAAAAAAAATATGATGACGCAATTAAAACGATAGATGAAACTTTAAGTCAGAGCGAAAATGATAAGGAATTAAAAATTTCAATTTTTGACTTCGTCACTTTAAAGGCGATAAAAGATTCAGTTTTAAGAGATTATCTTAATGATTACTTCGACAAAAGAATTGCGAAGAAAGATTCAATTTCGAATGTTTATCAATATGTATTGAAGAGTATTAAGAGCAAGGATTATGGTCAAGAAAAAACTTTAGTTAATTTGAACGATGAAATAAACAGAGATGTAATTAAAAAATTTGGTATTCAATTTTTCTATGATGGTTTAAGTGAGCAGTCAATTAATTTATTGAAAAGTGTTTATGATTATTATGAAGACGAGTTTGATGTAAATGTTATCTTAGGACAGGCACATCTATCGATTGAAGACTATAATAGCGCAGTTCACTATTTACAAAAATCAGTTGATATTAATTCACAAAATCCAGATTTACTGATCGCTTTAAGTTTTGCACTTGGAAAATTAAAGAAATATGATGAGGCAATTGCGTATTCAGAACAAGCGCTTTATCTTGATAATAAAAATCATAATGCACTTGTGAATCTCGGATTACTTTTAGATGATGCTGGATATTTTGAGAAAAGTGATTCAATTTATGAAGAAGCATTAAAGTACTATCCCGATGATCCAACTTTATTAAACAATTACGCTTACAGTCTTGCAAAACGTAAAGTTAATCTTGAAAAAGCATTGATAATGTCAAAAAAATCTCTTGAGAAGGACTCGCTTGTAGACTCCTATCTTGATACACTCGGCTGGATATACTTTCAAATGGGCGAAATTAAGGAAGCCGAAAAGTATATCAAACTTGCTATTGATCAGGGTTCACCGAGTGCAGAAATACTTGAACATATGGGTGATGTTTATCTAAAGTTGAATCAAAAAGAAGAAGCAAAAGAATACTATCGAATGGCTTTAAAGATGAATCCTGATAATCAAATCCTGCAACAAAAGTTAAAAGATATTGAATGA
- a CDS encoding DUF4292 domain-containing protein encodes MKVFKILINLIVSSLFFVSCTASKKVGNNEVTFEEILEINKSNFEKIVSYSASGKIELKLKSLRTDLQFLISTIKPNQVLIDLYGFFGIDVGTIYLNNDSIFIYNALNEQMILTSFSSTKFKELNSLGLDKNFFYALIYAFIDQEQLPADSSTLNNKEDKFELIKFFKDKRVEFVYDKFSKGLNQIKVFDELGEPMFEVNFRSTKDYDSIVFPTKIEFINLKSSESISLSFKEIKFNQESEIDFQLPENVEILKW; translated from the coding sequence ATGAAAGTTTTCAAAATACTTATCAATCTTATTGTATCGAGTTTGTTTTTTGTTTCGTGTACTGCTTCAAAAAAAGTTGGAAATAATGAAGTCACTTTTGAAGAAATTCTGGAGATAAATAAATCAAATTTCGAAAAGATAGTTTCATACTCGGCAAGTGGGAAAATTGAATTGAAACTTAAAAGTCTTAGGACAGATCTTCAATTCTTAATTTCGACAATAAAACCTAATCAGGTGCTAATTGATTTGTATGGATTTTTTGGAATTGATGTTGGGACTATTTATCTCAACAACGATTCAATTTTCATTTATAATGCTTTGAATGAACAAATGATACTTACAAGTTTTTCTTCTACAAAATTTAAAGAGTTAAATTCACTTGGATTGGATAAAAATTTCTTTTATGCTTTGATTTATGCCTTTATTGATCAAGAACAATTACCAGCAGATTCATCTACATTAAATAATAAAGAGGATAAATTTGAGTTGATAAAGTTTTTTAAGGATAAAAGAGTAGAGTTTGTGTACGATAAATTTTCAAAGGGATTAAATCAAATTAAAGTATTCGATGAACTTGGTGAACCAATGTTTGAAGTTAATTTTAGAAGTACCAAAGATTACGACAGCATTGTTTTTCCAACTAAAATTGAATTCATCAACTTAAAGTCAAGTGAAAGTATATCTTTATCATTTAAAGAAATTAAATTTAATCAAGAAAGTGAAATTGATTTTCAGTTACCAGAAAATGTTGAGATTTTAAAATGGTGA
- a CDS encoding peptidoglycan DD-metalloendopeptidase family protein, with product MVNILRIIFFISFLFLFAYSQKSSEIQTKREELNRIRKEIEQLDKKLKETISKEKQNLNIIDEYDKQVRLIQNLIQKLSEEEKRLNDEIKIRENELLNAEKELNALRSEYELNIVNLYKFGRKNPFELLLTSKSVNQALVRYKYLEKFTEDRKRRIELINNKSKEVAEERSKLITVLNDKERLRKEKSIEENQLQNKIKEKRNLISELRKNKEVYLKDLERKKQSAQKIAALIDQLIEQKRREEIAARERELERKKKREQELKEKRSSIKAPDYTKKETTVDTREEDSFFNLPQFSSFSKMKGNLPWPVNGRIVNKFGEQRNPYLNTVTLNFGIDIATPYGSPVRSIADGKVSIIHWLPGYGNIIIISHSENYRTIYAYLSEVLVNEGDIVKRGDIIAKSGESLTGEMLHLEIWKEREKQNPEHWLARR from the coding sequence ATGGTGAATATCCTTAGGATAATATTTTTCATTAGCTTTTTATTTTTATTTGCTTATTCACAAAAGTCATCCGAAATTCAGACTAAGCGTGAAGAATTAAATCGCATACGAAAAGAAATTGAGCAACTTGATAAAAAATTAAAGGAAACTATTTCAAAAGAAAAACAAAATCTAAATATAATTGATGAGTATGATAAACAGGTCAGGCTAATCCAAAACTTGATACAAAAATTATCTGAAGAAGAAAAAAGATTGAATGATGAAATTAAAATTCGTGAGAATGAGCTCTTAAATGCGGAGAAAGAGTTAAACGCACTTCGGAGTGAATATGAACTTAATATAGTCAATCTCTATAAATTTGGAAGAAAAAATCCTTTTGAGTTATTACTCACAAGTAAGTCAGTTAATCAAGCTCTTGTTCGTTATAAGTACCTTGAAAAGTTTACAGAAGATAGAAAAAGACGAATTGAGTTAATTAATAACAAATCCAAAGAAGTAGCTGAAGAGAGATCCAAGTTAATTACTGTCTTAAATGATAAAGAAAGATTGAGGAAAGAAAAATCTATCGAAGAAAATCAACTTCAAAATAAAATTAAGGAAAAAAGAAATCTCATTAGTGAATTAAGAAAAAACAAAGAAGTTTATTTGAAAGATCTGGAACGAAAAAAGCAATCAGCTCAAAAAATTGCTGCGTTAATTGATCAATTGATTGAACAAAAACGACGGGAAGAAATCGCCGCAAGAGAACGTGAACTCGAAAGAAAGAAAAAAAGGGAACAGGAATTAAAAGAAAAAAGATCATCAATTAAAGCTCCTGATTATACAAAAAAAGAAACGACAGTTGATACAAGAGAAGAAGATTCATTTTTCAATTTGCCGCAGTTTTCATCATTCTCCAAGATGAAAGGTAATCTGCCCTGGCCAGTGAATGGCAGAATCGTAAATAAATTTGGTGAACAGCGAAATCCGTATTTAAATACAGTTACATTAAATTTTGGAATTGATATAGCAACGCCTTATGGTTCTCCAGTTCGTTCAATTGCCGATGGGAAAGTATCAATAATTCACTGGCTGCCTGGCTATGGAAATATTATCATTATATCTCATTCTGAAAACTACAGAACAATTTACGCATATTTATCAGAGGTTTTGGTAAACGAAGGGGATATTGTAAAGCGTGGTGATATAATTGCAAAAAGTGGTGAAAGTTTGACTGGCGAAATGCTTCATTTAGAAATCTGGAAAGAAAGAGAAAAACAAAATCCCGAACATTGGCTGGCAAGAAGGTGA